Within Rissa tridactyla isolate bRisTri1 chromosome 4, bRisTri1.patW.cur.20221130, whole genome shotgun sequence, the genomic segment TGCTTGGTTTTGGAGGAGGACGCTCACGTGGGTAATAAACGGCTTCAGCTACTGCAAGCACAGGTCTCGGACAGTTTAGAAAAAATAAGTTGACATTTATTTTACCAGTGAGTTCAGCCCCTGCAAAGACAGGGACACAGTCCCTTATGTTTTCAGGCATGTGGAAGTTTTGGCACGCTGGGTCTTAGCTAGTCCTGTGACCAAAGTGAACCATGCTATAGGGAGCATCTCCAAACCCCGCTTCGTCCATCACACAACCCGAGTGAGACCGCTGGAGCTTGGCTGCAAGCGTAACACCTCTTCTGTCTTTCCCGTGCCTTTATCTGACACCAAACATACCAACATGAATGGGCTCCAAACCAGCATCATCCTTTCAGTGCCCCGGTAAGACAGCACAGGGAAGGCAGCCGCACAGGGAGTCAGCTATCTTGCAGCAGATGGGGATTTTGTGCTAAATAaaagctgctcctggctgcagcgGCAGGCTTTGGTAGGTGCCAGTGCTGCTGGACAGAAGGCGGGCAACCAGCCCCGAGCATATGCATGGCCCCCTTCCTCACTGCTTGTCACCCCGCTGCGTGCTACTTCTCCTGATGTAGATGGCTCCTAGTTTTGCAAAACCCGCTGCTAAGAACTATCCCGGACCAAAGGAAGGCAGATGGTTTCCTACAGCAGAGACCTTCAGCTTCCTGCTGGGTGAAGGGAAGGAGAGCACAAGCCAAGCTGCAAGCTGACTTGGTGTTTGAGCTCGTCTACACCAGCAACCTCCACCGCgttggcagcagctgcctcccgCTCTCAGGACACAGGGCTCGGCAGGCACTTAATTCTCTTTAGGAAGCACTACCTTAATGTAAGAGCAGCCTATTCCGCCGTGAGCGACAGCGGAGAGCAACCGGACCATTCACTGCGGTCAAATACATAGGAGTTTATCCCTTAGACTAATCATCGCTTTGTGCCCATCATCTGTGTTTCTTTGGCAAACTCTTAAGGGGTTCCTCGGAGGCTGACCAGGCATGGCTCAAATGAAGGGGAATGCTGGGCCCCCAAAGCTATCAGAGCTCTCCTGCCTCAGCTGGAGTATTTTCACTTTggtctcctaaaaaaaaaaatatttggtgaaGATGCATCTTGGTCTCCCTCCCCAAAAACAATCAGGCTGTTCCTTCTTCCCAAAAGGATGAACTCCAAAAAGGATCCCTACGCTCAACACAGCTTAATCTGCAGCTTGGAAAATAAATAGGACTTAGGATTGTATAGCATCTGGCCAGAATCAAAACTGTAGGTTCCCCCCCTACCCACCCTCTTGTGACATCAAGAAAGAGTCACCGAATAAAGCCCAAACTCGTGCACAGCTCATGACGTGCAttcccttctcccagctcctcctcagtCATACTGCAGCAGAGAGTAGAAAGGGATGGACTCGAGTTTTTCCGACCCTTTCAGGAGTTTTAACTCTATGATCACCAGGCACTCCAGGACTTCAGCCTTCAGCCTCTTCATCAGCTCACAGGCTGCACACATGGTACCTGCACGACAGAGGTTGAGCAGAAACATCGTCACTCGAGGAGCAGTGCCGAGGTACGCTTCAAACCCCACAGCCGCTCCTGCTGTCACCAACGCACGCGTCCGTGGGTTACACATGCTCTAACACCGTCTGCTTCTCACCTCCAGTTGCAAGCAAGTCATCTACAATAACTACTTTTTGTCCCGGTTCCACGGCGTCGCTCTGGATTTCAAGCTCAGCCTGCAGGGTGGGAAGAGTAGCTTCATTTTAGTCTTGCCTTACAGAGAAACGCTTCACAAACTGCTAACACGCGGTGGAATGCAGACGAGTCTTCAGCGAGATCAACCTTAACACTCAGCACctaaaaccccaaaaaacacatATTCCAGCTACAGGGGAGTACCACGAAAATATATAGCGGGTTAGGTGACTGCTGGGCCAACCCTCTGGCATGTCAAAATCCTGAACGTTCATCAAGTGAGTTATGGTCCCCTCGTGAAACCTTATCCTGAAGCAGCTTTCCAGTGAGGAAAATCTCCTGTAATGCACTGGGCTGGAGCTCTCTGCTTGGACAGCACCACCAAGCCAGATCCAAACCGCCACAGGCACGTCCTGTGTCAGATGAACTTGTCCCACGCAAGGGTTGGCCCAAACAATCCTCATAAAGAATGCCTAGGTTCGGTGTTTCTGCTGCCGGTCCCTGGGTGCCGTTAGTTACCAGCGGTAGCGTGTTATTGGGCTCACACCTCTGCTCTTTAATCGGAGAGGCTGCGGTGTTACGAGGCGAGCGCTCTGTTTTGAAGCCATGCAATAAAGGCATTTACTTATAGCACTTACTGGAAGAGTGGGAAACACACTCCACATTCGTGCCCCTGAATTCAAGCCAAAGAAAGCAATTTAGCATCAAGTCGTTATCgtgcccccaccccccaaaaaaaaaaattacaaaaaaatcacaGCGCGGCTCAGCGACACAAACCGCGTGTCCATGGCTCGGGGAAGGAGCCGCCATGCCAGGGCACAGTGAAGCTCAGCGCCGCTCCTGAAGCTTGTGCCATGCCAGGCTGCCCGTGGCATCAGCACTGGCTGTGAAACCCAGCTTGGGGACCACCCCGTTGGTTTTATCACCCCCTCCTCTCGCTGACACCCCCCAGCCCGGAAACCCTCTTCTCCCCGGGCATTACCTTGCCATACTCAAGCGTGTAGGAGACTGACTCAGTCGGACCGGGAAGCTTCCCCTTTTTCCGTATCGGCACGAAGCCGATgcccagtctctgagccaggggGGGGCCTATGAGGAAGCCACGGGAGTCCAGGCctggggggagcagagcagcacagaagaGTCATTCGACTGGGGGTGTCTTTGCACAATACCCCAGGTTTATCCTCCCGTATTCAGCAGAGTGTCTCTAGAAGCAATTTGCTCTTACAGCCATTTCTATGGGttgaaaacacacacaccacactCCTGCACTGCCTGTGCTCGCCAAGATGTGCTGCTGACGGGCTTCCGGGCCCCGCATCAGCCTATTTTGCCTCTCCTCTGGCTCTTCTTCTTAGAGATAAGCTCAGCTAAGCTCCAGTATCAGTTTGGCCACACAGCCAGGGAGTTTGCACCACCGGGGGACAGACTTCAGTTAACATGAGGCATTTGGACCACGTTTGGTCTAGACTCCTTGAACTTTGGGCTATCACCCAGCCCGAGCACTGCTTTTCTAAGCACCTCCATTCTCAGCCTCTTTCATAGGTGTGTTGCAACGTGTTACCACCACAAAGGCTGTTTCTGTTGGCTCGAAAAAGCCCCCTGAGAAGGAAAACGTGCTGGAACAGAGTGCCTGCCACGGGGACTGTGCGAGACCTTACAGGCATGCCTGTAGGACTTTACGTCAGACTTTCAGTCTGACTGTCTTTCAGTACTTTTCGGTACTTCCTGACTCTCTTTAATGATGAAAGCAATGAATTACGGAATTGGCACTGAAGTGTCAGATGGAGTCTGCCACATCCCAAACCAGTATTTTAGGTTTAATATTAACAGCAGTAAGTTAAGGGTATAACCTGTCCCGGCATTACCATATGATAGAGGCCAACGTTCGGGTGACTATAACGTCCAAAGGCTATAGTATTCCCTGCCCCATTAGCAGAGGAGCCTCCCCACGCtcccccccccgggcagcccgAGGACAGGGCGCTCTGTCCTGGCCTCAGAGGTGTTGCAACCAACACTCACCTACAATAAAGTCGATTCGGGGGAAAGACGCCCTCAAGTGCTCTTCCAGAAGATCGATCAAAGTCCTGAAAGCTCCAGGATCCTTCAGCAAGGGGCTGATATCgctgcaaagagaaggaaaggggtTAGTCACCTCCGGGGGCTGGTCTGGCTCCCGACCGAGCTCCTAAGCCCAGGAAGTATGGATGGGcggcgaggagaggagaggagcgggcGGCGAGCCCGCGTCCCTTCTCCgtccccggtcccggtcccggtcccgtcCCCGTCCGCACCGGAAAAGCACACCGGGCACCGGGAAGTCGGGGAAGGGCCGCACCCGATCCCGCACCCGCCGCAGCCGCTCCTCGCTCATGGCGGCGGCCCCGCTCTGCGCAGCCGCCGCgcagcgccgggcgggcgggcggggcgctCGGCGGGGAAcggccccgcgccgcctccgGGGCCGCCAGCATCGGGTACGGCGCCCCGATACCCTGGGACGTGGAGCTCTGCCCCCCCGGGACACGGAGCTCGGGAACCTCGGAGGCCCGACCCCTCGATGCATGGAGCTGTGGAACTCCAGAGCCCCGACCCCCGGTGCACGGAGATCTGGTACCTCAGGGCGCAGGGCATCGGTCTCCCCCTGTGCAGGGAGGTCTGGTATCccagagccccagcccccccggagCATGGAGCTCTGCAACCCCAGAGCATGGAGATCTGGTACCTCAGGGCACAGAGCATTGGTCCCCCCTGGTGCGTGGAGCTCTGCAACTTTGGAACCCCGACGCCCTGGTGCATGGAGCTCTGAAACGTCACAGCCCTGACCCCCTGGTGCATGGAGCTCTGAAACGTCACAGCCCTGACCCCCAGTGCATGGAgctctggaactccacagccctgACCCCCTGGTGCATGGAGCTCTGGAACTTCACAGCCCCGATCCCCCGGTGCATGGAtctctggaactccacagccctgACCCCCAGTGCATGGAGCTCTGGTACCCCCAAGCACAGAGCACCCGTCCCCCTGGTGCATGGAGCTCTGGAACCCCAGAGCCCCGATCCCCTAGTGCATGGAGCTCTGGTACTCCAAAGCCCAGACCCCCTGGTGCATGGAGGTCTGGTACCCCAGGGCACAGAGCACCAGTCCCCCCAGGGCACGGAGCCCTGACTGCCCGGTGCATGCACCCCCATGCACAGCACACCAACTCCCCTAGTGCATGGAGCCCCAGTCCCTGCATGCATGGAGCTCTGGCATCCCAGGTCACAGAGACCCGATGCCCTCGGTGCGTGGAGCTCAGCTACTCTGGTGCATGAAGCCCTGGTCACCAGGTGCACAGAGTTCTGGCACCTTGGGGCATGGAACCTCAACACCCCCTGGTGCATGGAGCTCTCGTCGGTACCCCAACCCACAGAGTCCCAATCTCCCCAGTGCATGGAGCTGTACCACCCTGCAGCATGGAGCCCCAGTCCTGCCTCTGAAGAGTGCTCTGGTACCTGCAGCACGTGTTTTTCCTCAGTGCATGGAGCCCTGGGACCTTGCCTTGCCCCAGCCAGCTTTGGAAAGGGGTCCTGTGTGCAGAGGTTACACTTCACTTCATCCCTGCCCTGCTATCACTAAactctttcctgcttttctgtcccTCATCACCTCTTGTGAACCCCTGGAATCGCATTTTGTGGTTGGTAGAACCGTTGGTTTGGATTACACTCGTGGGGGATGATAACACAGCCAGTCTGAGCGCCCTCGGTCCTGGGCTAACAGCTCGGCAGCTACTGGTGTCACTTACTGGCACGGCAGGTCAGGGCACTCTCACACAGCTCCTATCTCCCATCGCCTGATGGGTGAATAGCCGTTTGCCCACGCAAAACCCATCGTGGGCAGGACACATACTACTGAATGAGTACAGATCTCGTCTTACATTAGCAAATACGACTTGGGCCTGGTCCAAATGCATCTGGGCACAACCCGCTGCAGAAAGGAAAGGCGGTTCTAGCATGCAACACCCCTGGCTGAGCTCAGTGCTTGCTGCCGATAGCTGTGATGGGGACAGCTCGGCTCCACACCCTCCAGACAGCCGTTACGGTCTGTCTTTGAGGTGTGTGACAGCACGCCAGCAGCTATCCAGGTGTTTTGCAGTGATTTAATGTGGACCCCGTGGGACAGGTGCTCAGGGCTGCAGAAGCCTGGCTTTCTCCTAATCTTGCTGGACTAGTTGCTCCCAACAGCCCTGTGGGGTCCTTTCAGCTAGGAGAAGTGGCTCTCGCGCAGGAGGAGCAGCCgacaggaggagaggctggtCTCCTCTCCAACTCAGCTGTGACAGGCTCGTGTACACATCATGGCTCATGAGAAACCCAATTCTGCCTGCATCCCAGCATCTGACACGTCCTGTGTCATTGCACAGTTCCCAGTGCTTGGTGCAAACCCTCAGGAAGCATTTGCCACACACCGAGTCCTCCACTGCTCTATTTTCTTCCTAATTCATCTATAGATGGCAAAAGACACCTGTTTAACGGATGTCTGCCTGAGGTGCAAAGGGAGACAAGCTGAAGGCCAGTGCAAAGGTTGCTCCCTTTCTTGTTAAGCTCTCTATTGCCAGAGACAGCCCGCGCAGGAGGTCAGCGTGTCTCCTTTCACAACCGTTCCCTTAAAGACTAAGATTTTCCCTGAAGTCAGATTATCTCTTTGGCACCAGAAGAATCCTCTCTAGCAGCTGTTCCAGTGAAGCAAGCACAGATGAAGCACGTCGTCTTCCACTGGAACAGGGGCTTCGCAACACCCTCGCTCCCTCAGATGAGCTGGAAGGGTTTATCCTGTAACCTTACCAACCACGATACTGGACAATGAGCTATTCCAGCAACTCCTCTTCTTCCTGGCGGATGGAAGTCATGGAATTTATCTGCCTACCCATGGAAAtaagcaggagctgggaaagggcTTTTTTGCAGGCTGCCTGCAGTGCAAACACCAGGCACCCCCTGCCTTCTGCCTCTCACTAATGGAGAATCTGTGAGCTGGGGTCTTCATCACGCTTTTCTCGTTTGCGGCCCTCCTACGCAATCGCCACCGTTACTAGCAGAAGACACCACCACATTTTTCTTGAGGCTAAGCGAGGTTCCCAGGCCCCTCACGCCAACCAACCCcaggcaaagcagcagctctcaCCAGGAGGAGCTGCCGAGGGCTCCCACCGGTCCCTTTGCATCCAGCAGCTGGGTGAAGAAACGGCTGGGGGGATCTCTCCTCCTCTGATGCGGGATGTCTCCTCCTCTGATGCAGGATCAGGCCTCAGACACCATCAGTTCTGCCAGGAAGAACACAAACGTTACACCAAATCGGACTTCCAATGATTCAGCTGCCAGAAATTATGCCAGCTCaggtttaaaaaacatttctcagaTCTCTGTCAGAACTTCACCTCATTAATCCTCCATTTCAAAGGTTATGAATTGCACCTACCAGTCCGGACTGGTTTTTAACATCCAAAATAAATTAGTTTCCCCGTCATTGTTCAACCTTTGAAACAACAGCGCTGACTCCTACTGCAATTTCCATCTGAAAAGAACTTTCCTAGGACCAATTTCCAAATGTGATGTCAAAGGACTTGGGCTCTGGAATATCATCGGGGAGGTGTCTCAACATCCGCTTGCGGCTTCCAGAGGTTTAGGGCTGTTCTGTGCCTGGGGGAGGAACCACCACCTCAGATCTGGACCCCCCAGAGGGTACCGTAACAGGGGGTCACTGGCTTTGCCTCTCTTTTGGACACAGAGCTAATGAGTAATTtagaagtgctttgagatcctgaTACGAGAGATGTTATTAACCTGTCAACATAAAAACTGGGGATATAAAAGCTTGTGGGCTAACTCTAATCAGCTTAAACAGGCAATTAGAAGAGCTGTGCTGAGTATGGAAGTTTCTGTTCCGTTAAGGATTTTAAAACTTCAGTGTGAAGTGGAACAAAATGCTCAAAATTTCAACATACCCCACAAGGGGAAATGAGAACTAAAATTTCCTTTCAAATCCGCTGGAACGTTTCGTTTCAATTTCAGCTTTAGAAACGCATGCACTTtaaacccatttttttaaaatatcttatttcaacagcagaaaaatgcagttccccagccagctccctggGCTTGGGACCGAAGCGTCCGTACTGAATAACGAGCTGGCTTTGTCCCCCCTAAAAGAGGCGAAGGCACCATGAACCAGCTCTGCCCTTCCACAGCATCCCTGTTTGCGCGGAGCCGAACCCGGCACCTCCTGCCCGCTGCGGCAGGTTGGATCAGGCCCTTGGAGAAGACACAGaactcctctctctcctctggcCAGCCTGGCCGAGCCGGGAGGGGATTTTGAGTCCGATCCAGAACTAATGGATTTGGCACGCATTCCTCGCTGCTGGCGAACGGGCCGACGGGCTTTTCAGCCCCTATCCCTTTCAGATGGGAATCGTGCTACCCACCTACATATCACCCAGAAGGGTATTAAGTGACTCCGGGAGGGACAAAGGCATagagagctgccaggctgccgCTCTCGAGAAGTTGTATggcagaggtttgtttttttacacTCCTAAGAAACCACAGGCTTTTGGCTGGGGATCCACCTTTATTTAGGATTTATATAATCCGAACTAGACTTCGAGCAACAACAAAACTATAAACGGTGGAAGGGGATATAAAGAAAACAGGCAAATGGAATCTTTTCTCCAGTTAAACTGGCTTTAAAATAGCcagtttccaaaggaaaaaagaaccaaaaatgaGATTTCAATTCTTCCCTTACAACTGTTCTTAAAAACTAACAGTTTAATTCAAGAGGCGCTGTCGTGTTGCTTTCTGATAACATATGAAAAACTCACATCAAATActatcagaaaacaaaagcaaaagtctATTCCAAGTATTATAACTGttaagagaaatggaaaacaagcCACACTAACTGCAAACCAGTTAATTGGATACCGAACAAGCACTCGAGAGTAACTCTTGGAGAGGAAAAGTGCATGTGGTTTATAAAGTTTCCCAGTGCTGAGGACAACAGCAAGATCCCTGGGGAGAGATTTCTCGTCTAGCTGGGCTGAAGAGCCTGCTGGCAACTCTGCAGACAATAAACTGCCTCCCAGCACTGCCTTCCCCTCCAAAGCCCCGATTCAAACCATTCTCACCTTCAAAAGGTctttcttcagctgctgaaatTATTTCACTTGATGACTGCAAAGATgtcctcactggaaaaaaaaaacagtgttctcCAGCCTTTGGGAGATCCTCATCTTGCCTGCTTCGCTTTAGGGGAAACCAGGAGGCTTTTGGAAGCTGTCCACCACGTTTGGGAAAGGCTCGATGCGGCAGGTACCGGCAACTGCCAGCTTCCACGCGGCAGCGAGCGTCCCAGGTTCAACAGCCTCCTCGGCGATATTAATTCCAGTTCCGTTAGTAAAAGCCCACTGTCATCCTCAGCACTTGCCCGAAAACTCAGTCCCCAGACACCGTGTAACGTTTTATTAGCAAATACGTGGGTATCACTCGCTCTTGCCCTGAACTTGCCCATTTTCACTTTTAATACTGTGTTTCTCGGCTTCCCATTTAAAATGCAGAGGCATGTTATCTTTCATCACCGCACTCAATACAGTTTGCAGGGCATTAACCTTGGCTCTTAAGTGTTCGGAATTGATCTTCTGCTTTCCAATTCCAGTGTTCAGATCCCCAAATTGTTGGTCCACAGAGACTAATTTGCCACCGAAATAATCCATTTGTCGCTGCAGGATTTTAAAGCAAGACTCCATTTTTGCAGCCATAGACTGTAAATGCAGTAGGACTTTCTCCACGATTATTAGTTACATCAATTTCAGAAGCTCCTCTGCATGGAGGGCTGGATGATAACGCAGCCtcaggggcagagcagggagacTCAAGAGGCTCAGCTAATTGGAAattaaaggcaagaaagaaattcCTTGGACTCTTAGCCCAAGCAGATATTAAGCTTTTAGCATTTAGCagacatatttaaatataaaggGAGGAATGCCACACAGAAGCAGTCTTAGACAGATATCATCTTTCCTTTAGCTCTTATGTCTTGCAGCTTGAGAAAGGAAGCCACCAACAAACCAGCTTCACCGCTGCAGTCCCCGACTGACCAGTAAACCCCACCGGACCCACTCCTCTGTCAACTCCTATTGCACACACAACCGCAGGCCGCTCCTGCAAAGCCAACTCCTGCCCCGGTACGGGCAGTTCACGAAACCGGGCAACTATCACCTGGACCAACTTCAGATGGGAGGCTTAGGATAATTATTAAGGGCAGACGTGGCAATACGTGCTGGCTGCTTTGTGATCCAAGGCGTGTATCGGTGTTTTTGAGCTGCGTCACACTAACGCTGCAGGCTGGCAGCGCTCGTCCCTGCGGCTGCGCTGGTGGACGCAGCCTCAGGCCACGTGTGCCCCTGGTCCCCACACCAGCCTCTGAATTGTACTCAGGCAGCTGTGTGGGCTGGGAAATTGATCCACGTTAAAAATAatacagggaaaacaaaacaagctatTTTTAACCCAAGTCAGTCCCGTGATCTGGAAGGCGTATTTGCGAGACTGTCCCCAAGCAAGGTGTTACTCAGTTGTTTTACAGGTGCGCACAGACAAATCATATAATGCACTTCTgataaattagtttatttttcttcattagttcTTCATCTCACAACTTTAAAATCTGTAcatctttgggaaaggcttggaTTTAAAATTCTTCCTAGCCAGCCAGCTGTAAAACTACTattcttatttaaatttaaagcagtAGCTTCTTCACATTAAGCTTTGCTCTTTTATAATAAATGGACACGAAGCAGATAATAAACAGACATCAAGTCAATTCACTTATAGCAGCCAGCTTTCCAGTGCAAAGTTTACATCCAGTATCTATGCACTGATAGATTATTTCAGCGAGGACTTTGTGTGCTGGGTAACCAGGCAAACACCGTGTGTGCTGAGAACAGCACGGCTCGTCCAAGCAAGTCACACAGACAGGGGAAAAGCAGCATCTTCAAAACTGCAAGCGGTGAAAGAGTAAAGAAAGACGTGGCAGCCAGGCAGGCGGGGGACACGGGGTAGCAGGCATCCAGCACGCTCACGATGTGCATACTGCAAATGCTAAGAACTGAGAAACGCGTCTGGGCTAGTGCTCAGACGATGAGCTGCAATCCTGCGATGCAATCTCTTAATAAACAGGACGTAGAAAGACAAAGCGCTGTCAAGAGTTTGCAGCAGACATGTTCATAATTATTCGAGGGCTGACAGCGATTTTCAGGGAGTTGCAGTGACAGACTCCCTCCTCTGGTGGTATCTTTATCTGGTGATAATCGCGGACTGTAGGACTCTGAACAGTTCTGGGTGACAGAAGCAGTAAAGCAGAGGTGGACCAGACCCAGAAAATAGGAAGTTACTGGTTTTGTGTGGTCTCCTGTGCTGACAGACACGCGTGACTGCTGCAAGTCCTCCTACCAGTCCTTCTCATATAGCATCACTGAAGAACAAGCTGATAAGAATCTCTCAAGACTTGAGCTATCCACACTTGTCAAAACAGAGGGAAATGTTATGGATGAACTGGAAGTGCCTCAATATACTGGAAGGACAATCAGCAACATCAAAAGGCATCTAAGACATTTGGACCATAAACAAACGCCATTTACAGATGAGCAAACAGTGAGTTTCAGAGGCTCTGCCAGACGACGAAATAAATGTTGGCTGTGATTTCTGATAGGTGGAATAGTAAGAGCTGACTCAAGTGCTGTTCTTATTACAATCTTATAGGATTATCCAGCTTCAGGAGATACGCAGTAGGAATTACTGTGGAGGGGATTACAGGTAGCATAAACCATGGGAACGGAGAGAATGAGAGCATTTGGGATTACTGGGAGGGTAAGAACAAGCAGCTGAGAAGCCCATTGCGGGCAACAGCACAGCAGTTACAACAGCAGCAGAGCTCTCGACTCATCTCAAGCCAGCCCCAAGCTTTCCTTGGGAAGGGAGCAGGGCTGTTTACAGGTACAGAGCACCTTGATTTTTCCCAAGACAGCACAATGCCATGCGGAGAGGGCACGCGCACTGTATAAAACACTGCAGGGGTGGAAGCAGAGCTGCCGGTGCAAACAGCATGGCTGGGGTTGCTTCTAGCCACTCCCTTGAAGCCCCAGAGTAactttgcttggttttgttcaaGACACGCTTATTAGCAATAACGAAGGGTGCGAAACAGGCTCAAAAGCAGATGAGAAATTTGCAATGTGAAATTGTGCGAAGGATCGGCATTTACCGTGAACTCTGCTTGGAGAAGTGCTACACCCAGGCTGTGGAAAGTTTGCACAAGGAGAATTCCTCAGAGAGCATACACTGGAAACAGGGTCAAGAGTTAACATCTGATGTAAACGGGCATTTCTGAGCCTGCAGTTGGCTGGACCCAGATCATGAGACTGAATGCGTGACTTAAACCATATTTGGACCCAGatttttggaaataaagaaaaccccTTAAATGAACAACTGACTCCCAGCGCCCTAAGAATATCCTGCACACCATCAATAAGACAATACTTACAGGAATATGATCTTCAAATTTCTTCATACTGCTACCTAGGGAATGCTTGAAGCTACAGATGGAAGGCAGGCAAGGGTGTTCTCCTGACATACTAAGGGAGCCAGCCCCCAGGTTGGGAACAGGAGGGAGCACTTGTTTGCCCCCAGTGATGCCCAGCAGCGGTCTGAGCCGTACAGCTGCACCCAGTGCTCTCAAGtttaggaagaaaggaaaaccaagTTGGAGTCCAAAGAGTTCACAATGGAAATCAAACGCTAAAACAACAAGCTGCAGACAAACAAGCCAAGGGCAGCTTGGGCAGGGTTTTCTGGCGGCTGTAGGTTTCCTGAACAGTCCCCCATGGCTGCTGTTGGGGCATCCGAACAAGCCATGATTTGGGAGAGCAGGTTGGGTGGAAGGAGCAAGAGGAATGGTGCATCCATGGCATTTCTGAGGTGATGGCAGAGTTGCGGTTGTCCAGAGAGCTTTTACGGTTGAAACAGTGTTCACTGTAGTTACCATTTACGGAAACAACTAAAACAGCAGAAGAGTACAGGCTAAACCCTGAGCACTAGCAATATAAACACTGGTCCTTTTGGAAGAGCAAATGATGATATCATACGTACATCACACCCTTCCTGTGTAAACAGGAGTGCCAACATGAGAAGACATGCACTGTAAACCATACGTCGGGCTGGTTATAGCTTTCCCGTGTAGctcttgagggctgcagagatcAATGAGGCCAAATGCACTTCTTAGGATCAGACTTGGGCTGTTTCAGGCACTTCCCTAGTTTCTCACAGCCTGGAGGAGACCaattctgttaaaaacaaacaaaaaaatatatagaaagatGATTCATACCAAGTACCTGCTAAGCCCTAGCCCTAACCACCCCCTTTTGATCCTCACAAGACGCTCTTACGTCCTGCTTGAAAAAAGAAACTCCTCTTGCAGCTGATGCTCCTGCGGCTCATCAACTTCCCAACTCCAAACgctatttaaaaaaagctttaggAAAGACTACAAATCCTTCTGCAGCAGATGATTCCCTCTTCTGGGATACAGCGGTCTCTCCTGTACAAATGCAGTCTGCTGGGACTCTGGTGaccctcctctcttccctgtaGTAGCATGGAGCAATCAGACCATGAGGTTTTGGTGAAACCCCAAATTCTCCTGGGATCCAGCAAACAGTTCTCATTCTCAGCACTAAGATATCCATGCACCTTCTTGaggaaacaagcaaaaagcaacaga encodes:
- the APRT gene encoding adenine phosphoribosyltransferase encodes the protein MSEERLRRVRDRVRPFPDFPVPGVLFRDISPLLKDPGAFRTLIDLLEEHLRASFPRIDFIVGLDSRGFLIGPPLAQRLGIGFVPIRKKGKLPGPTESVSYTLEYGKAELEIQSDAVEPGQKVVIVDDLLATGGTMCAACELMKRLKAEVLECLVIIELKLLKGSEKLESIPFYSLLQYD